From the Oleiharenicola lentus genome, one window contains:
- a CDS encoding PLP-dependent transferase — protein sequence MSSSCFPHLPLGHSIPASPHAVSCSLPTMHDVRGYEEKNPEVVKHLTNGYPRFVVHPFARQLVKHFTASTPALHGRTLWLTSSAAMARALVAHLTSARGAELYTQHGLFGVSHPESADTSARAKVFLQNIGGFLSSREAEDHLVALGLLPAPHPEDVFKGDASAEIRRQLRSALTGASDADLFLANCGMSAVNAAFRAVNALQAPRGRTVWLQLGWLYLDTIAILQKFTSKPADYVYVRDVADLDGLRRIFAAHGTRIAGVVTEVPTNPLIQTPDLPAIAALCRQHGARLLVDPSMSSVFALDVLPHADLVISSLTKYTASEGDLTAGLVAVNPAGPDAAALRAGLAPLVEPLYARDAARLAWQIGQTRDVLARIHAATPQVVAFLAQHPAVKDVYWALQPGSRENYLRLARSPDATGGMITFTLKQLGGLEKFYDRLRLPKGPSFGMKTTLICPFMYLAHYDLVTTPAGLAELAASKLDPDLLRLCVGTEPVEEIIGALAEALG from the coding sequence GTGAGTTCCTCCTGCTTTCCGCATCTGCCCCTCGGGCATTCCATTCCGGCCAGTCCGCACGCCGTGTCGTGCAGCCTGCCCACGATGCACGACGTGCGCGGCTACGAGGAAAAGAACCCGGAGGTCGTGAAGCACCTCACCAACGGCTACCCGCGCTTCGTGGTGCACCCGTTTGCCCGGCAGCTGGTGAAGCACTTCACCGCTTCCACCCCCGCGCTCCACGGCCGCACCCTCTGGCTCACGTCGTCGGCCGCCATGGCCCGCGCACTGGTCGCGCACCTGACCTCGGCCCGCGGCGCCGAGCTCTACACCCAGCACGGCCTCTTCGGCGTGTCGCACCCCGAGTCGGCCGACACCTCCGCCCGCGCCAAGGTTTTTCTCCAGAACATCGGCGGCTTTCTCTCCTCCCGCGAGGCCGAGGACCATCTCGTCGCGCTCGGCCTGCTGCCCGCCCCGCACCCCGAGGACGTGTTCAAGGGCGACGCCTCCGCCGAGATCCGCCGCCAGCTCCGCAGTGCGCTGACCGGTGCGTCCGACGCCGATCTCTTCCTCGCCAACTGCGGCATGAGCGCGGTGAACGCCGCCTTCCGGGCCGTCAACGCCCTCCAGGCCCCGCGCGGCCGCACCGTCTGGCTCCAGCTCGGCTGGCTCTACCTCGACACCATCGCGATCCTCCAGAAGTTCACGTCGAAGCCCGCCGACTATGTCTATGTGCGCGACGTGGCCGACCTCGACGGCCTGCGCCGCATCTTCGCCGCCCACGGCACGCGCATCGCCGGCGTCGTCACCGAGGTGCCGACCAACCCGCTCATCCAGACGCCCGACCTGCCGGCCATCGCCGCGCTCTGCCGCCAGCACGGCGCGCGTCTGCTGGTGGATCCCTCGATGAGCTCGGTCTTCGCGCTTGATGTGCTGCCCCACGCCGACCTCGTCATCAGCAGCCTCACCAAATACACGGCCAGCGAGGGCGATCTCACCGCCGGCCTCGTCGCCGTGAACCCCGCCGGTCCCGACGCCGCGGCCCTGCGCGCCGGCCTCGCTCCGTTGGTCGAGCCGCTCTACGCGCGCGACGCCGCGCGTCTCGCCTGGCAAATCGGCCAGACGCGCGACGTGCTCGCCAGGATCCACGCCGCCACGCCCCAGGTCGTGGCCTTCCTCGCCCAACACCCGGCCGTGAAGGACGTTTACTGGGCCCTCCAGCCCGGCAGCCGGGAGAATTACCTCAGGCTCGCCCGCTCGCCCGACGCCACCGGCGGCATGATCACGTTCACGCTGAAACAACTCGGCGGCCTGGAGAAGTTCTACGACCGCTTGCGCCTGCCCAAGGGCCCGAGCTTCGGCATGAAGACCACGCTCATCTGCCCCTTCATGTATCTCGCGCACTACGACCTCGTCACCACGCCCGCCGGCCTGGCCGAGCTCGCCGCCAGCAAACTCGATCCCGACCTGCTCCGCCTCTGCGTCGGCACCGAGCCGGTGGAGGAAATCATCGGCGCGCTCGCCGAGGCGCTGGGCTGA
- a CDS encoding DUF167 domain-containing protein, which produces MPDCTLELKVIPNAPRNEVVGWLGTALKVKIHAPALEGRANDELLDFLAETLGLPRRSVTLVRGDKSRQKVVRIAGLDAAAVRAQLSR; this is translated from the coding sequence ATGCCCGACTGCACCCTCGAGCTGAAGGTCATCCCCAACGCCCCGCGCAACGAGGTCGTGGGCTGGCTCGGCACCGCGCTGAAGGTGAAGATCCACGCCCCCGCGCTCGAGGGCCGCGCCAACGACGAGCTGCTCGATTTCCTCGCGGAGACCCTCGGCCTCCCGCGCCGCAGCGTCACCCTCGTGCGCGGCGACAAGTCGCGCCAGAAAGTCGTGCGCATCGCCGGCCTCGACGCGGCGGCTGTGCGCGCGCAGCTCAGCCGCTGA
- a CDS encoding exodeoxyribonuclease III: MKLLSWNVNGVRAALGKGLLDWMNASKADVITLQEVKATAGDVQGVTWPKGYELVWNAAQKKGYSGTALFSRKKPLSVTLGLGSPEHDAEGRAITAEFDECHVVGVYVPNAQPELARLGFRQAWDKALLAHAKKLEKKKPVLFCGDLNVAHEEIDLARPKENVGNPGFSDEERAGFRDYLAAGFIDTFRQFEKGAGHYSWWTYRANARANNVGWRIDYVMASAALKPRLKRAWIESDVHGSDHCPVGVELK; encoded by the coding sequence ATGAAATTGCTTTCCTGGAACGTGAACGGCGTGCGCGCCGCCCTCGGCAAGGGCCTGCTGGACTGGATGAACGCGAGCAAGGCCGACGTGATCACCCTGCAGGAGGTCAAGGCCACCGCCGGCGACGTGCAGGGCGTGACCTGGCCCAAGGGCTACGAGCTGGTGTGGAACGCCGCGCAGAAAAAGGGCTACAGCGGCACCGCGCTGTTCAGCCGCAAAAAGCCGCTCAGTGTGACGCTCGGCCTCGGTTCGCCGGAGCACGATGCCGAGGGCCGCGCCATCACGGCGGAGTTCGACGAGTGCCATGTGGTCGGCGTCTATGTGCCCAACGCGCAGCCGGAGCTCGCGCGCCTCGGTTTCCGCCAGGCCTGGGACAAGGCGCTGCTCGCCCACGCGAAGAAGCTGGAGAAGAAGAAGCCCGTGCTGTTCTGCGGCGACCTGAACGTCGCCCACGAGGAGATCGACCTGGCGCGGCCGAAGGAAAATGTCGGCAACCCCGGCTTCTCCGACGAGGAGCGCGCCGGATTCCGCGACTATCTCGCCGCCGGTTTCATCGATACGTTCCGCCAGTTTGAGAAAGGCGCCGGTCACTACAGCTGGTGGACCTACCGCGCGAATGCCCGCGCCAACAACGTCGGCTGGCGCATCGACTACGTCATGGCCTCGGCCGCGCTAAAACCACGGCTGAAGCGTGCGTGGATCGAGTCCGACGTGCACGGCAGCGACCACTGCCCGGTGGGCGTGGAGTTGAAATGA
- a CDS encoding hybrid sensor histidine kinase/response regulator encodes MPETILIVDDTPANISVLVDALAGTGHQLLVAEDGEDALEQTTRVLPDLILLDVMMPGLDGYETCRRLKARADTRDIPVIFMTALHETAEKVKAFAAGAVDYITKPIQHEEALARIQAHMTLRRLRRELERELLLKQRFMSIAAHDLRNPLCLILMSGEMARRKGAAGPLAEYFENIDSSARQIRRIIDTFLSGQRGGEARGQPGRTDLNLIATAVAAQNEPACERKQLTVEFELGENLPPVRGDAGYVYQAFTNYFSNAIKFLPTGGLIRVRSTLGETAVRCEVADNGPGVPAGERDRLFTENARLSNRPTGGEESTGLGLSIVKQLIESDGGRVGADFPAAGGSVFWFELPIAPGP; translated from the coding sequence ATGCCCGAGACCATCCTGATCGTTGATGATACGCCCGCCAACATCAGCGTGCTGGTGGACGCCCTCGCGGGCACCGGCCACCAGCTGCTCGTGGCCGAGGACGGGGAGGACGCGCTGGAACAGACCACGCGCGTGCTGCCCGACCTGATCCTGCTCGACGTGATGATGCCCGGGCTCGACGGCTACGAGACCTGCCGCCGGCTGAAGGCGCGGGCCGACACGCGGGACATTCCCGTGATTTTCATGACGGCGCTGCACGAGACGGCGGAAAAGGTGAAGGCCTTCGCCGCCGGGGCGGTGGACTACATCACCAAACCCATTCAGCACGAGGAGGCGCTGGCGCGCATCCAGGCCCACATGACGCTCCGCCGCCTGCGGCGCGAGCTCGAGCGCGAGTTGCTCCTGAAGCAGCGGTTCATGTCCATCGCCGCGCACGATCTGAGGAATCCGCTCTGCCTGATCCTGATGTCGGGCGAGATGGCGCGGCGGAAGGGCGCGGCCGGGCCGCTGGCGGAGTATTTTGAGAATATCGACAGCTCCGCGCGGCAGATCCGCCGCATCATCGACACGTTCCTGAGCGGGCAGCGCGGCGGCGAGGCGCGCGGGCAGCCCGGCCGCACCGACCTCAATCTCATCGCGACCGCCGTGGCCGCGCAGAACGAGCCCGCCTGCGAGCGCAAGCAGCTCACGGTCGAGTTCGAGCTCGGCGAAAACCTGCCGCCGGTGCGGGGTGATGCCGGCTATGTGTATCAGGCGTTCACGAACTATTTCAGCAATGCCATCAAGTTCCTGCCGACCGGCGGGCTCATCCGGGTCCGCTCGACGCTGGGTGAAACAGCCGTGCGCTGTGAGGTGGCGGATAACGGTCCCGGCGTCCCTGCCGGGGAGCGCGACCGGCTGTTCACCGAGAATGCCCGGCTCAGCAACCGTCCGACCGGTGGCGAGGAGAGCACGGGCCTCGGGCTCTCGATCGTGAAGCAGCTGATCGAGTCGGACGGCGGGCGCGTGGGCGCCGATTTCCCGGCGGCGGGCGGTTCGGTGTTCTGGTTCGAGCTGCCGATCGCGCCGGGGCCGTGA